From Bombina bombina isolate aBomBom1 chromosome 1, aBomBom1.pri, whole genome shotgun sequence:
GCCGGTCTCTGGTACCTGTAAGGCTTTCCCTGAGGATCTCAAGAAATACGCAGAAACCTTCTTTGAGCCGTGGTTTAAAGCTCCAAACAAGGGAACCTTCCAAATTGTATACAAAGCACGTAACAACAATCACATGAACAGGGATGAAGTCATCAAAGACCTGGCCGGAATTGTTGGAAACCAGAATCCGGAGAACAAAGTTGACCTGAGCAATCCGGAATACACCATTGTAGTGGAAATAATTAAGAATGTCTGCTGTCTGAGTGTTGTGAAGGACTATATGCTGTTTAGAAAGTACAATCTGCAGGAAGTGGTGAAGAGCAGTGGTGCAGAACAGCCACAAAAGGATTCAACAAAGGATGAGAATCCGCCAGAGGCTAAAAACGACAACGTGCCGCAAGATGCTTCAAAGGACGATGAGGCGCAAGATGATTCCAAGGAAATAAACGACAAGAAGCCGGAAGATGCTAAGGAGGCTCCAGATGTTGCAAGCACATAAATGTTTATAAAACCGTAGTAGTTTCTAGTGGTAAAAAAAGGTTCTCTGTCTGTGGAGTTGAATTTGTGTTGTATGCAGGGACCTcacatttagttaatattatttgaTCTTTCAGTTCCTTATTTGCCAGGAGCAGAGCTCTCAATTTTTGATGGATTGGTTCAGTTTTTGAAACCTGTGTTCCTCCTTATACTTTTTATATCCCGGTTTCACAAAGTGAAACCTGCAACTGCTGAAATGCACCAGAAATTCCCAGCTCCGCCTTCATTCCAGTACTAGATCACTTAGCTCCGCCCCTTAGTTAAAATTGTAAATGTTGGGAGGTGAGGAGAGGTACCGCAGACAGTTGCAAATACAGTTATCTAGAGAACAAATAGTTCACACTCTGACATGTCTTGAACTGTGAgtgtatggattttttttttattattaatagtgGTTAATTACAGTTCTATGTaatatacagagaaatataaaGAGCGGTATTTGTCCTGGATTACTGATAATCTACTTGAGAGAACATCATAGAATTTTTGTTTTACAATGTATGAAAAAAGTTGTTTTGCTGTATTAGAAAAGGAATGATATCTTCAGGATTTTAGCTTATCCTCTCTGTTAGAGATattgtagtgtaaaaaaaaaaaaaaaaaggttagagcgttttatttttaaacaaattacttaTTTAGTCAAAATCATACTCTTGCTCCAGATTAGGATACCGTTAGTGATtggagcatatgcatgtatgctTACGCCTGATTGGCTCACAGCTGTATCCTTATCTGCATTGGTACAggaacaaaaccaaaaccaaagtATTTAACACCCTTTTGTGGAGCTGAAATATGTaggaacaaaaaacagaatttatgtttacctgataaattactttctccaacggtgtgtccggtccacggcgtcatccttacttgtgggatattctcttccccaacaggaaatggcaaagagcccagcaaagctggtcacatgatccctcctaggctccgcctaccccagtcattcgaccgacgttaaggaggaatatttgcataggagaaaccatatgaaaccgtggtgactgtagttaaagaaaataaattatcagacctgattaaaaaaccagggcgggccgtggaccggacacaccgttggagaaagtaatttatcaggtaaacataaattctgttttctccaacataggtgtgtccggtccacggcgtcatccttacttgtgggaaccaataccaaagctttaggacacggatgatgggagggagcaaatcaggtcacctagatggaaggcaccacggcttgcaaaacctttctcccaaaaatagcctcagaagaagcaaaagtatcaaacttgtaaaatttggtaaaagtgtgcagtgaagaccaagtcgctgccctacatatctgatcaacagaagcctcgttcttgaaggcccatgtggaagccacagccctagtggaatgagctgtgattctttcgggaggctgccgtccggcagtctcgtaagccaatctgatgatgcttttaatccaaaaagagagagaggtagaagttgctttttgacctctccttttaccggaataaacaacaaacaaggaagatgtttgtctaaaatcctttgtagcatctaaatagaattttagagcgcgaacaacatccaaattgtgcaacaaacgttccttcttcgaaactggtttcggacacagagaaggtacgataatctcctggttaatgtttttgttagaaacaacttttggaagaaaaccaggtttagtacgtaaaaccaccttatctgcatggaacaccagataaggaggagaacactgcagagcagataattctgaaactcttctagcagaagaaattgcaaccaaaaacaaaactttccaagataataacttaatatcaacggaatgtaagggttcaaacggaaccccctgaagaactgaaagaactaagttgagactccaaggaggagtcaaaggtttgtaaacaggcttgattctaaccagagcctgaacaaaggcatgaacatctggcacagctgccagctttttatgaagtaacacagacaaggcagaaatctgtcccttcagggaacttgcagataatcctttttccaatccttcttgaaggaaggatagaatcttaggaatcttaaccttgtcccaagggaatcctttagattcacaccaacagatatattttttccaaattttgtggtaaatctttctagttacaggctttctggcctgaacaagagtatcgataacagaatctgagaaccctcgcttcgataagatcaagcgttcaatctccaagcagtcagctggagtgagaccagattcggatgttcgaacggaccttgaacaagaaggtctcgtctcaaaggtagcttccatggtggagccgatgacatattcaccagatctgcataccaagtcctgcgtggccacgcaggagctatcaagaacaCCGACGCCccttcctgattgatcctggctaccagcctggggatgagaggaaacggcgggaatacataagctagtttgaaggtccaaggtgctactagtgcatccactagagccgccttgggatccctggatctggacccgtagcaaggaactttgaagttctgacgagaggccatcagatccatgtctggaatgccccacagttgagtgacttgggcaaagatttccggatggagttcccactcccccggatgcaatgtctgacgactcagaaaatccgcttcccaattttccactcctgggatgtggatagcagacaggtggcaggagtgagactccgcccatagaatgattttggtcacttcttccatcgccagggaactccttgttcccccctgatggttgatgtacgcaacagttgtcatgttgtctgattgaaaccgtatgaacttggccctcgctagctgaggccaagccttgagagcattgaatatcgttctcagttccagaatatttatcggtagaagagattcttcccgagaccaaagaccctgagctttcagggatccccagaccgcgccccagcccatcagactggcgtcggtcgtgacaatgacccactctggtctgcggaaggtcatcccttgtgacaggttgtccagggacagccaccaacggagtgagtctctggtcctctgatttacttgtatcctcggagacaagtttgtacaGTCccgattccactgactgagcatgcacagttgtaatggtcttagatgaatgcgcgcaaaaggaactatgtccattgccgctaccatcatacctatcacttccatgcactgcgctatggaaggaagaggaacggaatgaagtatccgacaagagtctagaagttttgtttttctggcctctgtcagaaaaatcctcatttctaaggagtctattattgtccccaagaagggaacccttgttgacggatatagagaactcttttccacgttcactttccatccgtgagatctgagaaaggccaggacaatgtccgtgtgagcctttgcttgaggaagggacgacgcttgaatcagaatgtcgtccaagtaaggtactacagcaatgccccttggtcttagcacagctagaagggaccctagtacctttgtgaaaatccttggagcagtggctaatccgaaaggaagcgccacgaactggtaatgcttgtccaggaatgcgaaccttaggaaccgatgatgttccttgtggataggaatatgtagatacgcatcctttaaatccaccgtggtcatgaattgaccttcctggatggaaggaagaattgttcgaatggtttccattttgaacgatggaaccttgagaaacttgtttaagatcttgagatctaagattggtctgaacgttccctcttttttgggaactatgaacagattggagtagaaccccatcccttgttctcctaatggaacaggatgaatcactcccatttttaacaggtcttctacacaacgtaagaatgcctgtctttttatgtggtctgaagacaactgagacctgtggaacctccccctt
This genomic window contains:
- the LOC128643063 gene encoding THUMP domain-containing protein 1-like gives rise to the protein MSEESGKRRRKAQYVGSAKRHRGSKQLDVGMQGILITCNMNERKCVGEAYSLLNEYGDQLYGPEKLSEKDDGTSESEEDAEEALKKEVNEIRSSIEKNLRRFQSIESGANNVVFIRTLKIDPEKLVHHILKDIYTTKKKKTRVILRMLPVSGTCKAFPEDLKKYAETFFEPWFKAPNKGTFQIVYKARNNNHMNRDEVIKDLAGIVGNQNPENKVDLSNPEYTIVVEIIKNVCCLSVVKDYMLFRKYNLQEVVKSSGAEQPQKDSTKDENPPEAKNDNVPQDASKDDEAQDDSKEINDKKPEDAKEAPDVAST